The Cellulomonas flavigena DSM 20109 DNA segment AGACGACGGTCGTCGCGTTCCCCTGCTGCAAGGCGGTCTGAGGAGAGCGGTCTCACGATGCCCCGGCCGCTCACGCCGCCGGACCGGGCCACCGCGGGAGGCCCGGTCCGGCGCGTGACGGGCGCGTCAGCGCGTCGCGCGACCCGGCTCGCCGCGCAGGAGGAGCACGGACTCGATCGCGTCGACGCGGATGCAGGGCGCCGCACCGGACGGGCCGACGAACACCACGTTGCCGGAGAGCAGGCACGACAGCGGGCCCACGTACTCGGCGCCGGAGAGCGTGCGGACGGCCACCTCGCACCCCTCGAGGTGCCCGAGGTAGGCGCGGACACCGGCGAGGGCAGGGTCGAGCTGCTCCATCGGGCGAACCTATCCCGCGGGCACGCGGGGCGTCGTCGCCCGAAAGGGGCAGCGCACCGGGTGGGCGGCGCGACCCCGGGGCGGGTCACGCCGCGCGCCGGCGGCGCACCGCCTCGCGCAGGGGCGGCACCGGGGTGCCCGCCTCGGTGAGCGCCGCGCGCGTGCGGCGACGGCTGTGCAGCACGCCGGCGACGCCCAGGGCCCACGGCAGGAGCAGGGCCGCGAACGCGGCCCGGTAGGCGTCGAGCGAGTACGTGGTGGTCCCGGGCGGTGACACGAGCTCGAGCACGACGCCGACGAGCAGGACCCCGACGACCGTCGACGTGAAGCCGCCCATGTTGACGAACCCCGTGGCCGTGCCGAGGCGCTCGATCGGCGAGAAGGTGCGCGCGTAGTCGATGCCGACGAGCGACACCGGGGCGCCCGCGCCGAGGACGACCGCGACGACGACGAGCTGGGAGAACGGCCGTGGCGTCGAGGGTGCGAGCAGCCACACCCACGCCGCCAGCGTCGCCGCGGCGGAGCCCAGCACGACCCACGACCGACGCAGGGGGTGGCGTGCCGTCCACTGGCCCACGAGGGGGCCGCTCGTCATCCCGGCGAGCGTCATCCCGGTGAGCACGACGCTCACCTCCTGCAGCGTGCGGCCCTGCGCCGACAGCAGGAACGGCGTGCCCCAGAGCATCGCGACGACGTTGGCGGAGAACGGGGCCGTGAAGTGCGCCCAGAACCCGAGCCGGATGCCGGCGGGCAGCGCCGCGGCGCGCACCGCGGGGACGAAGCGCTCGCGTGCCGCGGCCGGCGTCGAGGACACGGGCGGTGCCCCGAGCCCGACCGCCGCGGCGACGGCGACGGCGGCGCCGACCGCGGCGAGCGCACCGAACGTGGCACCCCACCCGCGCGCGTGCAGGAGCGGCAGCACGACCGCGGCCGAGACGATCTGGCCGGCCTGCCCGACCAGCCCGGTGACCTGCACCATCACCGGCACGCGCCGTGCGGGGAAGTGCTGGGCGATGAGCCGGCACGCGCTGATGAAGATCGCGGCGTCGCCGCCACCGATGAGCGCGCGGGCGACCAGGGCGGTCGGCACGTCGTCGGCCACCGCCAGCAGCCCCTGCCCGGCGGCCATGACGGCCGACCCGGCCGCGACGAGCGCGCGCACGCCGAACCGGTCGAGCAGGCGCCCCGCGGGGATCTGCAGGCCGGCGTAGACGACGAGCTGCATCACCGAGAACGTCGCCAGGCCCGTCGCGCCCAGCGCGAAGCGGTCGATCGCGTCGGCCCCCGCGACACCGAGCGCCGTGCGGTGCACGACGGCCACGAGGTAGGCGAGGGCGGCGACCGACCACACCGCGGTCGCCCCGCGAGCCCCGCCCATCGTGTGCTCCGTCCCTCGTCCTCGCCCAGCGTAGGCGGCGTACCGGGACGCTCCGGACGCCGTCGTCGTCGCCCTCGGGGCCGCACCTGGCCACGGCGGAAGGTTCCGTGAACTTTCACCTTCTGCGAGGTGGCTGGACAGTTGACCAACACTCCGCCATGGCGCATAGTTGAACCCGACGGTGCGTATCGCCTGCCCCCTCCGCGGTGCGCACCGTCGTAGCCTCCGATCCGACGGGACGGGCCCCAGCGGCCCGTCCCGTCGGTCGTTCCACGGCCCGTGCGCGATTCCCCACCCGTCCGGGCGCAACCCGCCGGGCTCACGGCGTGGCCGCCCCGCGATCAGCCCTCCGCGCGGTTACCGTGCCAAGATGACCGCTCCTGCGCGCACCCCCACCACGGGGTCCGAACCGGCCGGCACCACGCCGCCCGCCGAGGGTGACGACGCCACGACCGAGCGGACCGACGCGGCAGACGCCCCGCCCGTGGCGCTCGTCGAGCCGCCGTCGCCCGCCGAGCTCCTCGAGGGCGCCGTCGCCACGTGGCACGCCGCCCTCGTCGAGGCCGCCGGCGTCTCCACCCTCGCCGACGTCGACCAGCTCGGCGACGCCGCGCTCGACCTCTCGGCCGCCCACCCGTCCGGCATGGCCCAGCTCTTCGCCGGACGGCCGACGCGGCTGTCGAACCTCGTGCGCGAGCCCGGTGCGCTGTCCAGCGCCCGGCGTCGTGCCCGCGCCGTCGCCGCCCGCGCCGCGGGGTACACGCAGCGCTACGGCATCGCGTCGACGTCGCTCGCGATCGGCGTCGCGACCTGGACGGACCGGTCGAGCGCGGACCTGGCGTCCGACGACGTCGGCGCCCTCGCCCACGTGACGCGCCACCCCGCGCCCGCCCGCCCCGGCGCCGTCGACGACGACCCCGTGCGCACCGTGCGTGCCCCCGTGCTGCTGCGTCCCGTGGGCCTGCGCCCGCGCGGCACCGGCGAGGGTGACTTCGACCTCGAGCTCGAGCCGTCCATCGAGGTCAACCCCGTGCTCGCGCGCGCCCTGCGCGGGCACGGCGCCCTGCTCGACCCCGCCGCCGTCGCGCGCGGCACGTTCACCGCCGCGGGCTTCGACCCGCGCGGTGCCCTCAAGCGGCTCGCGTCGCTCGGGGAGGCCGTGCTCGAGGACTTCTCGCTCGTCGAGCGCGTCGTCGTCGGCACGTTCGTGCACCCGGGCCAGGTCATCGTCGACGACCTCGACCAGCTCTCCGGGGTGCTCGACCACCACGACGTCGTCCGGGCGCTCGCCGGGATCGAGGACGCGCGCACCGCGCTGCAGGTGCCGCTGCCCGAGCCCGTCACGGGTGACCGCGACCCGTCCGTCGAGCGCGGCGTCGGCGACCTCGACCCCGCCCAGCAGCACGTGCTCGACGTCGTCGCCACGGGCGCCGACGTCTTCGTGGACGCCCCCACGGGGTCCGACGTCACCGGCACGCTCGCCGCGATCGTCGCCGACGCGGCAGCCGAGGGGCGCACCGTCCTGTACGTCCCCGGGCACCGGCGCGCCGCCGTCGCCCTCGTCGACCGGCTGCGCGGCCTCGGCCTGGGGGAGATCGTGCTCGACGTCGAGCCGCACGCCGGGTGGCGCACCGCTGCCGCGCGGCGCCTGCTCGGCGCGATGACGCTCGAGCCCCCGGTCGTCGACACCGACGCCGTGCAGGCCGTGCGGGTGCCGCTCGTCGAGCACCGCGAACGCCTGCGGGGCTACGTCGACGCGCTGCACGAGCCCCGCGAGCCGTGGGGGGCGTCCGCGTACGACGCGCTGCAGGAGCTCGCGCGCCTCACCGCGACCCGCCCCGCACCCGCCACCACCGTCCGCCTCGGTCCGCAGGTCGCGCACGCCCTCGACCCCGAGCGCCGATCGCGGCTCGCGAAGGACCTCGTCCGCGTCGGCGAGCTCGGCGCGTTCTCGCTGCGCCCGCAGGACACCCCCTGGTACGGCGCGGACCTGCGCACGGCCGCCGACGCGCAGGTCGTGCGACGGCAGCTGGACCGGCTGCTCGACGTCACGCTGCCGCTGCTCGTGGAGCGGGTCCGGCAGGTCGCCGGCGAGACGGGCCTGACGCACGCCACCACGCTCGACCAGTGGGCCGAGCAGCTGCACATGCTCGACGGCGTCCGCGAGTCGCTCGACGTGTTCCAGCCCCTCGTCTTCGAGCGCACCGCCGCCGACCTCGTCGCCGCGACCGCCACGAAGCAGTGGCGCGAGGAGCACGGCATCCCCATGGGCTTCTGGGTGCGACGGCGGCTGCGCAAGCAGGCCAAGGACATGCTCCGCCCCGGGCGGCCCGTGGCCGACCTGCACGGCGCGCTCATCGAGGTGCAGGAGCGGCGTGAGGTGTGGCAGGCCCACTGC contains these protein-coding regions:
- a CDS encoding MFS transporter, whose amino-acid sequence is MGGARGATAVWSVAALAYLVAVVHRTALGVAGADAIDRFALGATGLATFSVMQLVVYAGLQIPAGRLLDRFGVRALVAAGSAVMAAGQGLLAVADDVPTALVARALIGGGDAAIFISACRLIAQHFPARRVPVMVQVTGLVGQAGQIVSAAVVLPLLHARGWGATFGALAAVGAAVAVAAAVGLGAPPVSSTPAAARERFVPAVRAAALPAGIRLGFWAHFTAPFSANVVAMLWGTPFLLSAQGRTLQEVSVVLTGMTLAGMTSGPLVGQWTARHPLRRSWVVLGSAAATLAAWVWLLAPSTPRPFSQLVVVAVVLGAGAPVSLVGIDYARTFSPIERLGTATGFVNMGGFTSTVVGVLLVGVVLELVSPPGTTTYSLDAYRAAFAALLLPWALGVAGVLHSRRRTRAALTEAGTPVPPLREAVRRRRAA